Part of the Rhizoctonia solani chromosome 2, complete sequence genome is shown below.
ATTGCTAATACTTTCATTTATAGCTGGAGAGATCGAGGCAAAGATGGTCTCCCTATCAACCCCGAACCCTCAACGATCGAGAGCTTTCCTCCACCCCCTCCATATACACCACGTGTAGAGAGCGAGCATCCATCGACTGCAGGTCCTTCATATATCCCTATACCTTGCCCAGCCCCAACCACTCTCAAGATGAAGAACAATCTGAGTTCTGCGCCTGCCACCACTCCTCGTCGAAGAGCAAATACCACCCGGCGCCAGCATGTACACACTAGCGCTGCTCGCCGGAGACGTCCTGTCAACCCCGTCTTCCCTCGGAATCAGAGCCCGGCTTCGTCACTCCGTCGGTCCACGGCTTACCATACCGCACCCGATTCGTCTCGCAGcactccagctccagctcccgTTCCTGTTTCCACTTCTGTTCCCGGTCCTTCCGGTTCATCTTCCCGCCATGATCATGATCTAAACCGGATGCCCACTCGGGCGACGAAGTCGATAATGAGGACATGGAGATGTCCGGGCATATGGACTGGATGTCATCCCAGCTTCAGGCGCTTAtcaacgaaggcaaacgcgCACTAGGGGCAGAGGTCGTCGTTGGTGGAGCCGATGAAGTGGATGACGGAGCAGAAGGCTGGACATCTGCTGACGAAGACGGTAAACCTAAATCAGCACATTCTCGCGCCCAAAGTCGGGCTACCACACGCCCCGTGCTCGGTCGGTCAACGTCCCGCACGTCTAAACCCCGCCATTCGAATTCTTCCACTTCGCATGCACGCAGCGGATCGGCCTCGGGGTCGTCTTCGGTCAAGAAGTATGAAGACGACGAATTTGGTATCGAAGTTCTGTATCAGAGTCCCATTCGCTCAGCCCCATCTGCGACCGGGTTCCGTAACGAAGACGGGACGAGTGAACAGCTGCAAATCGCAATGGAACGTGTCCGCAAGGCTTACGGATTGACCTAGGCTCTCTTCCCCACAACCAACCGAAACTGTATTATTCATGGATTTTCATTTTGTCTTGGTAGGAACTCGCTCGTCTGGTATGAGTATTTGGGATTTTCTGTATCATTCATTACTCCATCGCACCACGCTTTTGTTAATTCTGTTCTTCATGATATCCCTCGCACGCAACATATGATCCCACAATCTACGTCCCTTTGTCACGAATCATTCATGTGTTTTTTTCTGGTGGAATTACAATTATAATGCAATCAAAGGTTGCCTCGTGTATAGAATAGAGGTTCTGGTTAGGCAGTGTTGCCCCTATACCGGTGCACGACCCGGGCGGGGAGTTGAAAGATCGCATATAGCTGACCATGTGATGCCAGGGGAACGTGCCTTGCGCTCTGGATGATTCGGAACAAGGTGAATGCATCTGATGGATAGTGAGGTTTGGATATCCTGCGTTCGATCGTCATCCCCGGAGCTGTGCTTGTCAGCCAAGAAGCGATAGTGTATAGGGGTGTGTGAGTGCGTTGTCTATCGCCAGTGGATGAGCAAGGTTCCACGAACGTCACCGGGCGTCCCGAGCTCGGTAATAACTCCTCCGTTTCCTAAATTGGTACATTAGCCACAGGGGTACGAGAACGTGTTTTCATTTGGTGGTTCAATATGTCTATGATTGAGTGGTGGTTACTCCATCTCTATTCTATCTACAAACCCACTATGAGCTCACTCCGAGAATCTATAACACCCACTTACATATTCCCCCTAATCACAACGTCCATCGCTCGGCCCATCCTTCCACCTTTCATCCAAGTTCTTTATCCCACAATCAAACTTTTCCTTGCCCAGTTTTTATTCACCTCATTGTGCCGCTCACACAGCCACCTCGAAAGTGATTCCCGACTCCCAACAACCCCCTCGGGCGGGTTCTTCTTGATATCCTTTCCGAAATCCGAAGCGCAATGCGAACATGGGTACAACGACGGAAGCGAACGAAGCAGAGCAAGCATCGACGATTGGTGTTGCGCGCTCGGGCTTGTTGGGTAGTATGCGGCCGTGGTATGGAGGAATGTCCATGTTGCTCGACCGAGGGCTTCTACGTCTGCTGGACAGTTTTCGCGTGATGTGGTCGTGCTGGATGCTGCGACTGCGGCGGTGGCGGCTGTTCCTTTGGCGGCGGCATTTGAGCTTGAGCCTGAGCGTTGGGATTTGGACCATGCTTTGAATGAGGAACAGACTTTACATGGTTTCCCGTCTGGTCCGAGGACTATTCCTGGTGGAAGGGGCTTAGATTCGTCTGTAAGTGGCACAGGCATATTCAGCGGGGGATAATGTTGGAGTGTATAATAAGATGCGTGTCCACTATGCTGCAAGCTGACTAAGCCAGGTCGATATTTGGTATTCATAGCTGGAGTTTGCATGCACGTACTTTGGTCTGACTCTCGACGATTTTGGGTTCACCTATTTCGTTTAGCCTCCCCAAGGCAGACTGTCACTACGGGCGAAGGGACACTCTCAAGGCATCTATAACAATTTCGTTATGATATTGGCACTAACATAAAACGGGTCAATTGAATTATATGTATCGATTTTGTAGCTTGAAGTTTGAGTCCGTGAGCAAATTAACTGTCTAATTTATCATATCAGATGTGGAGCATATAGTGCTATACTAATCCGAAACATAATCGATACACATACAAAAGAACATAAAAATAAATTACGAATGCCATGTTATACCCCACTCATGAGCTGTTCCAAGCTTGAATGTCATAGTGACCAATCGACCATCCGCTCCAAAATTCGTTTTAGATAACCCTGCTCCAAATTATCTTTGCTGCCAGAAAGCATATCATGGTCGAGAACAGAAAGAGAAATGCCTTGAACAGTAGGGTCGACACCCCCTCTTGGCCTGGGAGTGATCTAGGTCCGACTCAAGGTCTAACGTGCGCGCTTGGACTGGATGGCTCCTGATCCTGAGGCTCCTGCTCAAGTTCAAGCAACTATAGGATACGTAGATTGTAGTCTGAGTATTATCGTAGGGATCATCAAATTATGAGTGTACGCACGGAATTAAGTACTTCAGTAGCCGTTGGCCTATCTCCGGGATTGTGAGCCCAACAGCGTTCCAACAACTGCCATAGTCGGTCCCTCCTATGCTTCTTCTCAAC
Proteins encoded:
- a CDS encoding erv1/alr family domain-containing protein, which codes for MPVPLTDESKPLPPGIVLGPDGKPCKVCSSFKAWSKSQRSGSSSNAAAKGTAATAAVAASSTTTSRENCPADVEALGRATWTFLHTTAAYYPTSPSAQHQSSMLALLRSLPSLYPCSHCASDFGKDIKKNPPEGVVGRNGGVITELGTPGDVRGTLLIHWR